The following coding sequences lie in one Pseudomonas syringae CC1557 genomic window:
- the phoR gene encoding phosphate regulon sensor histidine kinase PhoR codes for MLLLITGCLLVGLVSGQYGWSLAAGLGLYLAWTLKQLLRLHEWLSSHKADEPPPDGYGLWGEVFDSIYHLQRRDQRVRGRLQAVIDRVQESTAALRDAVIMLDSDGNLEWWNRAAETLLGLKTPQDSGQPVTNLVRHPRFKEYFAKGDYSEPLEIPSPTNDRLRIQLLITRYGNNEHLMLVRDVTRIHQLEQMRKDFVANVSHELRTPLTVIFGYLETLLDNVEEVNPRWVRALQQMHQQGGRMQTLLNDLLLLAKLEATDYPSDNNPVEATTLLKTITADANALSGSKNQQIHISLESNMRLKGSESELRSAFSNLIFNAVKYTPAEGVIRIRWWADERGAHLSVQDTGIGIEIKHLPRLTERFYRVDTSRASNTGGTGLGLAIVKHVLLRHHGNLEINSVPGKGSVFTCHFASSQLSKPESEDSDY; via the coding sequence ATGTTGCTACTGATCACTGGCTGCCTGCTGGTCGGACTTGTCAGTGGGCAATATGGCTGGAGCCTGGCCGCCGGGCTGGGTCTTTATCTGGCCTGGACACTCAAGCAACTGTTGCGTCTGCATGAATGGCTGAGCAGCCACAAGGCCGACGAACCGCCGCCGGACGGCTATGGCCTGTGGGGCGAAGTCTTCGACAGCATCTACCACCTTCAACGTCGTGACCAACGTGTTCGCGGTCGCCTGCAAGCAGTCATCGACCGGGTTCAGGAATCCACTGCGGCCCTGCGCGATGCAGTCATCATGCTCGACAGCGACGGCAACCTGGAATGGTGGAACCGTGCTGCCGAAACCTTGCTGGGCCTCAAGACCCCACAGGACAGCGGCCAGCCCGTCACCAATCTGGTGCGCCATCCACGCTTCAAGGAATACTTTGCGAAGGGCGATTACAGCGAGCCGCTGGAAATTCCCTCGCCGACCAACGATCGTCTGCGCATTCAACTGTTGATCACCCGCTACGGCAACAACGAACACCTGATGCTGGTGCGCGACGTGACGCGGATCCATCAGTTGGAGCAAATGCGCAAGGACTTCGTCGCCAATGTCTCCCACGAGTTGCGCACGCCGCTGACGGTGATCTTCGGCTATCTGGAAACACTCCTCGACAACGTGGAGGAAGTGAATCCCCGCTGGGTGCGTGCGTTGCAGCAGATGCATCAACAAGGCGGGCGCATGCAGACGCTGCTCAACGACCTGCTGTTACTGGCCAAACTCGAAGCCACGGACTATCCGTCGGACAATAATCCGGTTGAGGCCACCACCCTGCTCAAGACCATCACCGCCGACGCCAACGCCCTGTCGGGCAGCAAGAATCAACAGATTCACATCAGTCTTGAGAGCAACATGCGCCTCAAGGGCAGTGAAAGCGAGTTGCGCAGCGCGTTTTCCAACCTGATCTTCAATGCGGTCAAATACACGCCGGCCGAAGGCGTCATCCGTATTCGCTGGTGGGCCGACGAGCGCGGCGCGCACCTGAGCGTTCAGGACACCGGGATCGGCATCGAGATCAAGCATCTGCCACGCCTGACCGAACGCTTCTACCGGGTCGACACCAGCCGTGCATCGAATACCGGCGGCACAGGGCTCGGTCTGGCAATCGTCAAACACGTGTTGCTGCGCCATCACGGCAACCTGGAGATCAACAGTGTGCCGGGCAAAGGCAGCGTATTTACATGCCACTTCGCCAGCAGCCAGTTGTCCAAACCAGAGAGCGAAGATTCAGACTACTAG
- a CDS encoding response regulator: MSKVSVLVVDDATFIRDLVKKGLRNYFPGIHTEDAVNGRKAQVLLNKEEFDLILCDWEMPEMSGLELLAWCREQDNYLKTVPFIMVTSRGDKENVVQAIQAGVTDFVGKPFTNEQLLTKVKKALAKVGKLDAVMSTAPARMNSPLNDSLSALTGGKAEVVRSASSAAPASIAKAAPAAVKSAAPTGRGQGQLRLPGGTQSCVIKALTLKEATLVVRHSEHVPQVLESAVLDLEQGESNEVARLNGYLHSVAAFEQKPDSEWLQVSFRFVDQDAQKLDYLSRLIARGTAQKHFIPGA; this comes from the coding sequence ATGAGTAAAGTCAGTGTATTGGTGGTGGATGACGCGACTTTCATTCGCGACTTGGTCAAGAAAGGGCTGCGCAATTATTTTCCCGGGATCCATACCGAGGATGCAGTCAACGGCCGCAAGGCTCAGGTCTTATTGAACAAAGAAGAGTTCGATCTGATTCTGTGCGACTGGGAAATGCCCGAGATGTCCGGCCTTGAGCTGTTGGCGTGGTGCCGTGAGCAAGATAACTACCTGAAGACCGTGCCGTTCATCATGGTGACCAGCCGTGGAGACAAGGAAAACGTCGTTCAGGCGATTCAGGCAGGCGTGACCGATTTCGTCGGCAAGCCGTTCACCAACGAGCAGCTGTTGACCAAGGTCAAGAAAGCGTTGGCCAAGGTCGGCAAGCTGGATGCGGTCATGTCTACAGCGCCGGCGCGCATGAATTCGCCGCTCAATGACTCGCTGAGCGCATTGACCGGTGGCAAGGCAGAGGTGGTGCGTTCCGCTTCTTCCGCGGCACCTGCCAGTATCGCCAAGGCTGCGCCTGCTGCGGTCAAATCAGCAGCGCCTACTGGCCGGGGACAAGGCCAGTTGCGCTTGCCCGGTGGCACGCAGTCTTGCGTGATCAAGGCGCTGACCCTCAAGGAAGCGACGCTGGTGGTACGCCACAGCGAGCATGTGCCGCAAGTACTCGAAAGCGCGGTGCTGGACCTTGAACAGGGTGAAAGCAACGAAGTTGCACGCCTGAACGGCTACCTGCACTCGGTTGCCGCGTTCGAGCAGAAGCCCGACAGTGAATGGCTGCAGGTGTCTTTCCGTTTCGTCGACCAGGATGCGCAGAAGCTCGACTATCTCTCGCGCCTGATCGCACGCGGCACGGCGCAGAAGCACTTTATTCCCGGCGCCTGA
- a CDS encoding peptidoglycan DD-metalloendopeptidase family protein has translation MLERLLILFALTLTVQSAGAVTIYKFTDTHGVVSFSDRPTPGASVMVFRDRMVERIDQQVHLSVRRERGVHSLYVRNDLYAPVEVEVKLSSVTNVLGVAGSSTTLRRTIPARSNQRVVVLSPKVASKPMNYASMLTSTLGDPKGSVQAYKYPLPWIGGPFRLTQGPNGKYSHFGIKGRYAMDIAMPEGTPIIAARGGTVVKVENSQSGRGSNASGNFVRILHEDGTMGVYLHLMQGSVSVREGQRVSVGTALARSGNTGNSTGPHLHFVVQRNNGSELVSIPYEFATPVQSLPNFAVGGN, from the coding sequence ATGCTTGAACGCCTGCTTATCCTGTTTGCCCTGACGTTGACTGTGCAGTCGGCTGGCGCTGTCACGATCTATAAATTCACCGACACCCACGGCGTCGTGTCCTTCTCGGACCGGCCGACGCCCGGTGCGTCGGTGATGGTATTCAGGGACCGAATGGTCGAACGTATCGATCAGCAGGTGCACCTGAGTGTCCGGCGTGAAAGAGGTGTGCACAGCCTGTATGTACGCAACGACCTGTATGCCCCGGTCGAGGTCGAGGTCAAGCTTTCGAGTGTGACCAACGTACTGGGTGTTGCGGGCTCGTCGACGACGCTACGCCGCACGATCCCGGCGCGCAGTAACCAGCGCGTAGTGGTCCTGAGCCCCAAGGTGGCGAGCAAACCGATGAATTACGCGTCGATGCTGACTTCCACGCTGGGCGATCCGAAAGGCTCGGTGCAGGCCTACAAATACCCGTTGCCGTGGATCGGCGGCCCGTTTCGTCTGACTCAGGGGCCGAATGGCAAATACAGCCATTTCGGTATCAAGGGGCGTTACGCGATGGACATCGCCATGCCCGAGGGCACGCCGATCATCGCGGCGCGGGGCGGCACGGTAGTAAAAGTCGAAAACAGCCAGTCGGGTCGTGGCTCCAATGCATCAGGCAACTTTGTGCGGATTCTGCATGAAGACGGCACGATGGGCGTTTACCTGCACCTGATGCAGGGCTCGGTGAGTGTCAGGGAAGGCCAGCGCGTCAGCGTCGGTACAGCGCTGGCACGCTCGGGCAATACCGGCAACAGCACCGGCCCGCACCTGCACTTTGTGGTGCAGCGCAACAACGGCAGTGAACTGGTCTCCATCCCCTACGAATTCGCCACACCGGTGCAGAGCCTGCCCAATTTCGCGGTGGGCGGGAATTAG
- a CDS encoding hemolysin family protein, producing the protein MDPSPSFNLSSLFADFGMILFALFLVLLNGFFVAAEFAMVKLRSTKVEAIAGKNGWRGHILRKVHGQLDAYLSACQLGITLASLGLGWVGEPAFAHLLEPLLAALGVDTPELIKGVSFFTAFFIISYLHIVIGELAPKSWAIRKPELLSLWTAAPLYFFYWLMYPAIYLLNASANAILRIAGQGEPGPHHEHSYSRDELKLILHSSRGQDPSDQGMRVLASAVEMGELEVVDWANSREDMVSLDFNAPLKEILALFRRHKFSRYPLYDAERGEFVGLLHIKDLLLELAALDHIPESFNLAELTRPLERVSRHMPLSQLLEQFRKGGAHFAVVEEADGKIVGYLTMEDVLEVLVGDIQDEHRKVERGILAYQPGKLLVRGDTPLFKIERLLGIDLDHIEAETLAGLIYETLKRVPEEEEQLEVEGLRIIIKKMKGPKIVLAKVLKLD; encoded by the coding sequence ATGGACCCTTCCCCAAGTTTTAACCTGTCTTCACTCTTCGCCGATTTCGGCATGATTCTCTTTGCTCTGTTCCTGGTCCTGCTCAACGGCTTTTTCGTTGCGGCAGAGTTCGCCATGGTCAAACTGCGCTCGACCAAGGTCGAAGCCATTGCCGGGAAGAACGGCTGGCGCGGGCATATCCTGCGCAAGGTGCATGGGCAGCTGGACGCTTACCTGTCGGCCTGTCAGTTGGGTATCACCCTCGCCTCGCTCGGTCTGGGCTGGGTCGGTGAGCCCGCCTTTGCGCACTTGCTGGAGCCACTGCTCGCGGCGCTGGGCGTAGACACGCCGGAACTGATCAAGGGCGTTTCGTTCTTTACCGCCTTCTTCATCATTTCCTACCTGCACATTGTGATCGGTGAGCTGGCCCCAAAATCCTGGGCGATCCGCAAGCCGGAACTGCTGTCGCTGTGGACCGCCGCGCCGCTGTACTTCTTCTATTGGCTGATGTACCCGGCGATTTACCTGCTCAACGCCAGCGCCAACGCCATTCTGCGTATTGCGGGTCAGGGTGAACCTGGCCCGCACCATGAGCACAGCTACAGCCGCGACGAGCTGAAACTTATTCTGCACTCCAGCCGCGGTCAGGATCCGAGCGATCAGGGCATGCGCGTGCTGGCGTCTGCTGTCGAAATGGGCGAACTGGAAGTGGTCGACTGGGCCAACTCCCGCGAAGACATGGTGTCGCTGGACTTCAACGCGCCGCTCAAGGAAATTCTCGCCCTGTTCCGCCGCCACAAATTCAGCCGTTATCCGCTGTATGACGCCGAGCGAGGCGAGTTTGTCGGGCTGTTGCACATCAAGGACCTGCTGCTGGAGCTGGCGGCGCTGGACCACATTCCCGAATCGTTCAACCTGGCCGAACTGACCCGTCCGCTGGAGCGCGTTTCACGGCACATGCCGCTGTCGCAGTTGCTGGAGCAATTCCGCAAGGGCGGCGCGCACTTTGCTGTGGTCGAAGAAGCGGACGGCAAGATCGTCGGCTACCTGACCATGGAAGACGTGCTTGAAGTGCTGGTGGGCGATATCCAGGACGAACACCGCAAGGTAGAACGCGGCATTCTGGCTTATCAACCGGGCAAGCTGTTGGTACGTGGCGACACGCCGCTGTTCAAGATCGAACGCCTGCTGGGCATCGACCTGGACCACATCGAAGCGGAAACACTGGCGGGCCTGATCTACGAAACCCTCAAGCGCGTGCCGGAAGAAGAAGAGCAACTGGAAGTCGAAGGTCTGCGCATCATCATCAAAAAGATGAAAGGCCCGAAAATCGTCCTGGCCAAGGTGCTGAAGCTGGATTGA
- the phoU gene encoding phosphate signaling complex protein PhoU yields MIHKDSHTHHISQQFNAELEDVRSHLLEMGGLVEKQVNDSVTALIEADSGLAQRVREVDDRINQMERNIDEECLRILARRQPAASDLRLIISISKSVIDLERIGDEATKIARRAIQLCEEGEAPRGYVEVRHIGDQVRNMVRDALDSFARFDADLALSVAQYDKIIDREYKTALRELATYMMEDPRSISRVLNVIWVLRSLERIGDHARNISELVIYLVRGTDVRHMGLKRMKEEVQGISSETANVPRDADDK; encoded by the coding sequence ATGATCCACAAAGACAGCCATACGCATCACATATCCCAGCAGTTCAACGCGGAACTCGAAGACGTTCGCAGCCATTTGCTCGAAATGGGGGGTCTGGTCGAGAAACAGGTCAACGATTCGGTCACAGCACTGATCGAGGCCGACTCCGGCCTGGCGCAGCGTGTGCGTGAGGTCGACGACCGGATCAACCAGATGGAGCGCAACATCGACGAGGAGTGCCTGCGCATTCTGGCTCGTCGTCAGCCTGCCGCGTCCGATCTGCGTCTGATCATCAGCATTTCGAAGTCGGTGATCGATCTGGAGCGCATTGGTGACGAAGCCACCAAGATTGCCCGGCGTGCGATTCAGCTCTGTGAAGAGGGCGAGGCACCACGCGGTTACGTCGAAGTGCGCCATATCGGCGATCAGGTGCGCAACATGGTGCGCGATGCGCTGGACTCGTTCGCCCGCTTCGACGCCGATCTGGCCTTGTCGGTTGCGCAGTACGACAAAATCATTGACCGCGAGTACAAGACAGCCCTGCGCGAGCTGGCGACCTACATGATGGAAGATCCACGCTCGATCTCCCGCGTGCTGAACGTGATCTGGGTGCTACGCTCGCTGGAGCGCATCGGTGATCACGCCCGCAACATCTCCGAGCTGGTGATCTATCTGGTACGGGGTACCGACGTGCGGCACATGGGTCTCAAGCGCATGAAGGAAGAAGTACAGGGTATCTCGAGCGAAACCGCTAATGTTCCGCGCGACGCTGACGATAAGTAA
- the pstB gene encoding phosphate ABC transporter ATP-binding protein PstB has protein sequence MRMSAPRRHKHGLDPADETVAIEVPGLNLFYGEKQALFDIALNIPQQKVTSFIGPSGCGKSTLLRCFNRMNELVDGCRIDGAINLYGHNIYTKGEEVAELRRRVGMVFQKPNPFPKTIYENVVYGLRIQGINKKRVLDEAVEWALKAAALWDEVKDRLHESALGLSGGQQQRLVIARTIAVEPEVLLLDEPCSALDPISTLKVEELIYELKSKYTIVIVTHNMQQAARVSDYTAFMYMGKLVEFGDTDTLFTNPAKKQTEDYITGRYG, from the coding sequence ATGAGGATGTCGGCCCCGAGGCGTCACAAACATGGCCTGGATCCGGCCGACGAGACCGTGGCCATCGAAGTGCCGGGTCTGAATCTGTTTTATGGCGAGAAGCAGGCGCTGTTCGATATCGCCCTGAATATTCCGCAGCAGAAGGTCACCTCGTTCATCGGCCCGTCCGGGTGCGGCAAGTCGACATTGCTGCGCTGCTTCAACCGGATGAACGAGCTGGTCGACGGCTGCCGTATCGACGGCGCGATCAACCTGTACGGGCACAACATCTATACCAAGGGCGAGGAAGTCGCTGAATTGCGTCGCCGCGTCGGCATGGTGTTCCAGAAACCGAACCCGTTCCCCAAGACGATCTACGAAAACGTGGTCTACGGGCTGCGTATCCAGGGGATCAACAAAAAACGCGTACTCGACGAAGCGGTCGAGTGGGCTTTAAAGGCTGCTGCGCTGTGGGACGAGGTCAAGGACCGGCTGCATGAGTCGGCGTTGGGTTTGTCTGGCGGTCAGCAGCAGCGACTGGTGATTGCCCGAACCATCGCCGTGGAGCCGGAAGTCCTGCTGCTTGACGAACCCTGTTCGGCACTAGATCCGATTTCGACCCTGAAAGTCGAAGAACTGATCTACGAACTGAAATCCAAATACACCATTGTGATCGTTACGCACAATATGCAGCAGGCGGCTCGGGTGTCGGATTACACTGCTTTTATGTACATGGGCAAGCTTGTCGAGTTCGGTGACACGGATACCCTGTTCACCAACCCGGCAAAAAAACAGACTGAAGACTACATCACCGGTCGTTACGGCTAG
- a CDS encoding deaminase domain-containing protein — protein MTLTTLQSNPVPTAVVAKRSYLGLFCQALAGLTPGTEYRDKALLSSLNRQLAMPDVQALLARKLAAIPRDEWTDTQLQAKPSVAMASPSRGVYLQKMAARVVNPRNEAWLDAAIQDATSAPGMRALSLAISLGSEHSRLSFDSLLALAAVLLMPVLGTSMELDESLPDFTQLNVKVPRLRDWSTVRNANDLFRQSGIEILCSPSEKGTVLRFTARETWRALIQTAHFKSAFAPLLSYMDWYGGRLGEQASPRITQAIAGRVIVDHFVGAVQCNGEPLETSLRRGWVSEQGHLQLRDKVRLLISDHYPQASPGTLDMLHYLFLRETMPELLVEGVPDHLQYGRSLQSVAFIQGVALVEALSPGLSQVTPYDELIQVSSGFAQSSDADIHALWARTLIAPALRYASAHGAIQVSDDDIRQATGEQIGQALTYLKAHQDQHAQELHSLLAIKPPDRKDLAQKMLRAANVPHLLWDQSVKIKHWPVLQDHGFTVASSYSVDRLAAVGRPQASVVELVMMGEVYIEGQPTVAQAYATAFDAYQQALVSAEARVIKRQLSEMQTGDQETLLTSTCELSRVRFGSQEGTQGLFIRCQPGNRLNKFDEHSVRERFFELIPAAGIAGEARQKFTYAVDGVTWSRPISMIEAFDHKAAHERRIEKARVTPLLPMDSDAYLTGTVSRSSQAFHQPQKGTLVPSAELVYLAGESMQTGLEALANKAAGHLLAGFLEQSNAEHTHETEWEEIWAKEREYADIAARLIIPFYGCIKDLSGGDYSGGVIFNCVMDAAFALIPLGQFAGSTARIVLRAGELSVESVARLTRRAVTTLIKGLAEQSAVFAVRDLGKLGLKMSALGWTRLLDELPLLREVFSSRAVLESSVSLDKGVYRVIEGAQHPHPVEGLLARVDGGSGAITRDVGTSQQPDFRLLDPHSDSVFGKRLTAVAPGHEAEFSTFAAGESIGVDCYPPVAPLTSLEDGIHELRVAEGCRVQALEREEGVFDILIDDEIYHLDANSPDAALRKLTAEKLSARSAMMHEAENICRVRRDLIPVPCSTGVKLVTPVPERIPEGSTSPTRIGKYPSNAVAAREFGLARLSLGADSAAPDIDAFVNEGKFCKWADSAESSTSGQIPAVKVVVPLSDVERALFALPEAPAYLPEFSGALTADGLLGLPENFPMQDVAWIHRYLPVIELGPIAAGVADTRTLRGIPLDIEGTPWIFIEPDTGVFYKAAASEGALDLQFSRVTEAAQTNEYMRISEQYRLVREFSDAGKDRENIARLLFDLLDVAERPKWGFIWKRPVRNYDEYVRWCKASQNPNDLLIFAGNILSGEATQKKFVELARNSIPDFKKIAQRSLPEQQHVVEVLNHLLPTQGSPEEWERLSLENIMTPKASRNIMRQTKGANLSFLQAYTESGDRIVYYALSGGNKAKDLKLQLDVAEDSERVINKVIYRDARARMAGRQPDPGFTSLPVVRDADRIAVRKFPRHLDSERLIATVFKEDMASTRLTHIKVFTVLDTCRSCGGFVLPRLKLDFPGAHFSVTYLKPYRAS, from the coding sequence ATGACTTTAACCACGCTTCAATCAAACCCCGTCCCCACGGCCGTCGTGGCCAAACGCTCCTATCTGGGTCTGTTCTGCCAGGCGCTGGCCGGGCTCACGCCTGGTACCGAATACCGCGACAAAGCGCTGCTGAGTTCACTCAACCGGCAATTGGCGATGCCCGATGTGCAGGCATTACTTGCCCGCAAGCTGGCGGCGATACCCCGGGACGAATGGACCGACACTCAGCTTCAGGCGAAGCCCTCAGTGGCCATGGCGTCTCCGAGCCGAGGCGTGTACCTGCAAAAGATGGCGGCCCGCGTCGTTAATCCACGCAATGAGGCCTGGCTGGACGCCGCCATTCAGGACGCAACCAGCGCACCGGGCATGCGTGCGCTGTCGTTGGCGATCAGCCTCGGCTCCGAACATTCAAGACTGTCATTTGACTCTTTGCTGGCTCTCGCTGCGGTATTACTCATGCCTGTGCTGGGTACGAGCATGGAGCTGGATGAGTCGCTGCCTGACTTTACGCAACTGAATGTAAAGGTTCCTCGTCTGCGTGACTGGAGCACTGTGCGGAATGCCAATGACCTGTTCCGTCAATCAGGCATCGAAATACTCTGCTCGCCAAGCGAGAAGGGCACGGTATTGCGCTTTACAGCCCGCGAGACGTGGCGCGCCCTGATCCAGACCGCACACTTCAAGTCGGCCTTCGCACCTTTGCTCAGTTACATGGATTGGTATGGAGGACGTCTTGGAGAGCAGGCCTCACCGCGTATTACTCAGGCAATCGCCGGACGCGTCATCGTGGATCACTTTGTCGGGGCGGTGCAGTGCAATGGCGAACCCCTTGAAACATCCTTGCGCCGCGGCTGGGTCAGCGAACAGGGCCACCTGCAGCTTCGTGACAAGGTTCGTTTGCTTATCAGTGATCACTATCCTCAAGCCTCACCCGGCACCCTCGACATGCTGCATTACCTGTTTTTGCGCGAGACGATGCCTGAGTTGCTGGTTGAAGGCGTGCCGGATCATCTTCAGTACGGGCGCTCGCTGCAAAGTGTCGCGTTCATTCAGGGTGTCGCACTGGTTGAAGCGCTAAGTCCGGGCCTGTCGCAAGTCACGCCTTACGATGAGCTGATTCAGGTCAGCTCAGGGTTTGCCCAATCGAGCGATGCCGATATCCATGCGCTATGGGCAAGGACGCTGATTGCCCCGGCGCTGCGCTATGCCAGTGCCCACGGAGCCATTCAGGTGTCGGACGACGACATCCGCCAGGCTACCGGCGAGCAGATTGGCCAGGCATTGACGTATCTGAAAGCTCATCAAGACCAGCATGCCCAAGAGCTGCACAGCTTGCTGGCGATAAAGCCCCCGGACCGAAAAGACCTGGCGCAAAAGATGCTGAGGGCGGCGAACGTTCCTCACTTGCTCTGGGATCAGAGCGTGAAGATCAAGCATTGGCCGGTCTTGCAGGATCACGGCTTCACTGTGGCGTCATCGTACTCTGTCGATCGCCTTGCTGCGGTTGGCCGGCCTCAGGCATCGGTGGTGGAACTGGTAATGATGGGCGAGGTGTACATCGAGGGGCAGCCCACGGTTGCGCAAGCCTACGCCACTGCGTTCGATGCCTATCAACAGGCACTGGTCAGCGCCGAGGCCAGAGTCATCAAGCGTCAGTTGTCCGAAATGCAGACGGGTGATCAGGAGACTTTGCTCACGTCCACCTGTGAACTGAGTCGTGTGCGGTTCGGTTCGCAAGAAGGCACCCAGGGACTGTTTATCCGGTGTCAGCCCGGCAACCGTCTCAATAAATTTGATGAACATTCGGTACGAGAGCGCTTTTTCGAGCTGATTCCGGCAGCCGGCATCGCTGGCGAGGCTCGTCAGAAATTTACCTACGCGGTCGACGGTGTCACATGGTCACGTCCCATTTCGATGATTGAAGCGTTCGACCACAAGGCTGCCCATGAGCGGCGAATCGAGAAAGCCAGAGTCACCCCGTTGTTGCCAATGGACAGCGATGCTTACCTGACAGGTACTGTGTCGCGTTCCTCGCAGGCTTTTCATCAACCGCAGAAAGGCACGTTGGTTCCGTCTGCCGAACTGGTCTATCTGGCTGGAGAGAGCATGCAGACCGGCCTGGAAGCATTGGCCAACAAGGCCGCAGGGCACTTGCTCGCCGGCTTTCTGGAGCAGAGCAACGCCGAGCACACGCATGAAACCGAGTGGGAAGAAATCTGGGCGAAGGAGCGCGAGTATGCGGATATCGCTGCGCGCCTGATCATTCCGTTTTACGGGTGTATCAAGGATCTGTCTGGGGGTGATTACTCAGGCGGCGTCATATTCAACTGCGTTATGGATGCCGCGTTTGCGCTGATTCCCTTGGGGCAGTTTGCCGGCTCGACTGCGCGGATTGTGCTGCGCGCTGGCGAACTGAGTGTTGAATCGGTGGCCAGGCTGACCCGCAGGGCGGTCACCACGTTGATCAAAGGGCTGGCAGAACAGAGTGCGGTGTTCGCAGTACGTGATCTGGGCAAGCTCGGTTTGAAAATGAGTGCGCTTGGCTGGACCAGACTGCTGGATGAGCTGCCATTGCTGCGCGAAGTATTTTCTTCGCGCGCTGTACTCGAAAGCAGCGTCAGTCTGGATAAAGGGGTGTATCGAGTCATCGAAGGCGCGCAACACCCGCATCCTGTCGAGGGGTTGTTAGCCCGTGTCGATGGCGGTTCTGGTGCAATAACCCGCGATGTCGGCACGTCGCAACAGCCTGACTTCAGGCTGCTGGACCCGCACTCGGACAGTGTGTTCGGGAAGAGGCTGACGGCCGTGGCGCCTGGGCATGAAGCAGAGTTCTCAACATTCGCCGCCGGAGAATCCATTGGCGTTGATTGCTATCCGCCGGTTGCGCCGCTTACCTCGCTTGAAGACGGGATACATGAACTGCGTGTCGCTGAGGGTTGCCGCGTGCAGGCCCTCGAAAGGGAGGAGGGCGTATTTGATATTCTGATCGATGATGAAATCTATCATCTGGACGCCAATTCACCTGATGCGGCCTTGCGCAAGCTGACGGCGGAAAAGCTTTCTGCACGTTCGGCGATGATGCATGAAGCCGAAAATATCTGCCGGGTTCGACGTGATCTGATACCGGTGCCCTGTAGCACAGGGGTGAAGCTGGTAACGCCTGTGCCTGAGCGAATACCTGAGGGTTCAACATCCCCGACACGCATTGGCAAATACCCTAGCAATGCTGTGGCCGCCCGCGAATTCGGTCTTGCCAGACTGTCGCTGGGTGCCGATTCCGCAGCGCCGGACATTGATGCATTCGTCAACGAAGGCAAGTTCTGCAAATGGGCTGATTCGGCTGAATCATCAACCTCCGGGCAAATACCTGCCGTGAAAGTCGTCGTGCCGCTTTCGGACGTTGAACGGGCACTTTTTGCGCTGCCTGAAGCGCCGGCTTATCTGCCAGAGTTTTCCGGCGCGCTGACTGCTGACGGGCTGTTGGGTCTGCCAGAAAACTTTCCGATGCAGGATGTCGCCTGGATACATCGATATTTACCTGTGATCGAACTTGGGCCAATCGCTGCGGGCGTTGCGGATACCCGAACTCTGCGGGGCATCCCACTTGATATAGAAGGCACGCCGTGGATTTTCATCGAGCCGGACACTGGCGTTTTTTATAAGGCGGCCGCTTCTGAAGGTGCGCTTGACTTGCAGTTTTCGCGTGTTACCGAAGCTGCGCAGACCAATGAGTACATGAGGATCTCCGAACAGTATCGACTGGTTCGCGAGTTTTCCGATGCCGGGAAGGATCGGGAAAACATTGCACGTTTGCTGTTTGATTTGCTGGACGTGGCAGAACGACCTAAATGGGGTTTTATCTGGAAGCGTCCGGTCAGGAACTATGATGAGTACGTGCGGTGGTGCAAGGCCAGTCAAAACCCGAATGATCTCTTGATATTTGCGGGCAACATCCTGTCTGGCGAAGCTACCCAGAAAAAATTCGTAGAACTTGCCAGAAACAGTATTCCGGACTTCAAGAAAATCGCTCAGCGAAGCCTGCCAGAGCAACAGCACGTCGTTGAAGTCCTCAACCATCTGCTGCCTACACAGGGTTCTCCTGAAGAATGGGAGCGGTTGAGCCTGGAAAATATCATGACGCCCAAGGCATCCAGAAACATAATGAGACAAACCAAGGGAGCGAACCTGTCTTTTCTGCAGGCCTATACCGAGTCCGGCGACCGGATCGTGTACTACGCACTTTCCGGAGGAAACAAGGCCAAAGACCTGAAGTTGCAGCTGGATGTTGCCGAGGATAGCGAGCGAGTCATCAATAAGGTGATTTATCGTGACGCGCGTGCGCGCATGGCAGGGCGTCAGCCAGATCCAGGCTTTACCAGCTTGCCGGTAGTCAGGGACGCTGATCGTATAGCCGTCAGGAAATTCCCGCGTCATCTTGATTCGGAAAGGCTGATTGCGACGGTCTTCAAGGAGGACATGGCGTCAACCAGACTGACTCATATCAAGGTGTTTACGGTGCTGGACACGTGTCGCTCCTGTGGCGGCTTCGTTCTGCCTCGCTTGAAACTCGACTTCCCTGGCGCGCATTTCTCCGTGACGTATCTGAAGCCTTATCGGGCTTCTTGA